The nucleotide window tcacgcgccaccggcaaccacctccgatggctacgaaaatttggcagcaccacctattCATCAAACCCAAcgtttttctcaactacaacaagttccaattgtACCTTGAAATAGTCGAAATCGGCCGGTGAAGTGAAACCCTAGATTCGGAAATTCCTTCGATTCATCCTCCACACTGTGAATTGGAGCTAATAGCTTTAGGGCAATTGATCACTGCCTCAAGGCGCTCCTTCTAGACCTGGTTTGGTGGTCGGAGATGGCCGAAAATGGAAGAATCACTGGAAAACCTCCAACTGCAACAGTGATGGTTTTTGCTTCGATTCGGGGTTTTCCTGCCAAATCTTCATAATCCAAGGTCACTAGGGTGTAGAGGAGGGAAGGGCGCTCCAGTGGTGGCCGGTTACACGCCGGTTGATGGCCGGAAGGCGGTGAATCgaggggaagaagaaggaagccgaaaggggaaagagagagagctcgggaagaggagagagaaaggtgggtttccggttttggaaacctaccacagtaaaaatCCCATATTTATAATAAATTTACCATAAAtagtaacttccacattttaggctataactttcacatacgaactccaatttttacgtaccagatatgcacggactcggtttaacgtcctctacgacttccataaaggaaactttctcaaattttgacccaaacaaaaagttaacttttcgagccactaaaagtatcgaaacagagtaaaaagtTAAAGTAATTGtggtttaccgtccaaatgactagtaaattgataaatttaggttcgggacgtaacaattATAGTCTACAGTATAGTCCTGTGCATGCTTTTCTGGATGCTTGTTCACTTTTTGAACTTCTTCATATGTAGAGCTTCTTTCTTGCTTGAAAAGTGAACAAAGGCTTGAGAGCCATTTCCTGCAAGCTACATATTTAAGCTGGCTCTATTTCCTTCTATGAGAAAATCAAACTCATATTTTTGCATGTTCCATGAACCTCATGAAGTCAGCTTAATTTTTTCCGCTTTAAAATCACAGATAATACAATGTCGGAGGCTTTGAAGAAGCACCTCACATCCCCAAATCAATTATGCTCTTACCTTGCCTTTTGAGAATTTTATGAATCATTACAGTAGTGAGAATTTTATGAATCATTACAGTAGTGTTGTCTTGTGTACCAAATTCCTTGCTTGCTAGGCAACGAATGTGTGATTCAACAATGATAAATCCCTGAACAGTTTATTCTGTACATACCTATAGATGAAGATGAACCACACTACCAATCGTGAGTAATCATAGCATTCAGTTGTTGGCAAAAAGAAATAGATGTTATGATCAAATGGTAAACTTTTCTTTTGGTGTTATACAATGGTGTCTTCTAAAGTAAGAAAAGCAAACCATGAATATAGTAGATAGTGTCTCTTATGCATCAAAGTAAAGACCCATGCCTAGTGAATTAAGTTTTCCACTCTAGCAAGCAGACAATTAGACAGGTGATATGATAATGCAGATATCTTTTAGAACTGAcaacagaaaagaagaaggaaaaaaaattggggGGCCAACCTCATTAGCCATAACTGGGCACTCCTCCAACCTACCGGCACTAAATAACAAAAAAGTCCCCATATCCGTTGGAAGGCGTCCATCATCACACCTCCTGCCCAAAGCTAGTGAAAAGTATCACCAAGCATCAGCAATCAGCCAACTGGGAACGTGATAAAATACATTGACTTGTAAACTCCACATGAGCATGTCAATGGATGAAATCAGAAGTCAAGGACAGCAAAGGAGGAAGGGTAGCCAAGGAGAGGATCCGAATCCTTTTTTACTCTTCCCACCTGCCCGTAAAAGCCAAATTACCATCACACTTGAAACTAACATCAAAAGTGGCACTAAGTATCAGGAATTAGCGACATGATACAATACACTGTCAGGTCAACAAACAAGAGAAGATCGTGGACAAGTAGTACAATGCGTGCATGATGACAGGCGAAGTTGATTCATTCACCATGATATCTAGTTGCTTGCACTCACCAAGTCCAATTGTGCAGTTTCCTTTTGCTGTGGATGCGATATCCTAAATCTGGTTGTCATCCCGGCTCCTTTAGCTTCTGCTAGTCTAGATCTGTTAATCATTTCTTTAGCTTCAAGCCTAAATGAAAGGGAATCCAACAATAAGAGCAACTTGCCTGA belongs to Rosa chinensis cultivar Old Blush chromosome 4, RchiOBHm-V2, whole genome shotgun sequence and includes:
- the LOC121052426 gene encoding uncharacterized protein LOC121052426, which encodes MVFPIVLNSPPSVSSMPSFAFFNPSSMIVKFSCTLEFSASIDAVHREMISGKLLLLLDSLSFRLEAKEMINRSRLAEAKGAGMTTRFRISHPQQKETAQLDLVGRVKKDSDPLLGYPSSFAVLDF